In Oryzias melastigma strain HK-1 linkage group LG14, ASM292280v2, whole genome shotgun sequence, the DNA window taaagaaaaaaagtttttagagtAAAATCAGTTGTTGTGTCTGATAAAATATACATCCCAAAGGACAAACTGTATTTATGCAGATACATTAAAGGATTTTACAACATGTTAAGAGCTGAGGTGAAATTTCAGAGCTTTGTTTGATGAGGAGAAATGTTATCCACTGCTTTGTCATGCATGTATTGATTGGTCTGTCAACCATGTGATACCTAAAACAAACTCAATGCCCACACTCTCTTTCATTTCTGCCTTTCTTTTCTGTTAATAATTCTCACAGATTTGTCCAAGAACCGTCTCACAGAGATTCCCCCGGAGCTGTGTCTGTTCGCCCCCCTCGAGTCTCTCAACCTCTACCACAACTGCATCAAATGCATCCCGGAGGCTATCATCAATCTCCAGATGCTGACCTACCTTGACATCAGGTGAGGCTTTGCAGGCAACAtgctttcagttttctttcagAGCTCcctgttcctgtttttttttcactgcactAGCTCACATGAAAGAGACGTTTCCTGTTTTCTCGCCTCTCTTTGCACTCGTAAAAGTAGGTCAGTCTTTCATCTTTCTCCACAGTCGAAATCTTCTGTCAGTGCTGCCCAAATACCTCTTCAACCTCCCGCTGAAAGTTTTGCTCGTGAGCAACAACAAGCTGGTCTCCGTCCCTGAGGAGATCGGCAAGGCGAAAGAGCTGATGGAGCTGGTGAGGATGGGGGTTGCATCCCCGTGCACCCACCTTTTGTGGCATATTTACCCATTTCATACATGATGTCTCCCCTCGTAGGATGTGAGCTGCAATGAGATCCAGGTCCTGCCCGCTCAGGTGGGGAGGCTGCAAGCCTTACGAGAGCTGAACATCAGGAAGAATTGTCTTCACATGCTGCCTGAGGGTCAGTCCATCAATCACTTTTCACTAAAGCATAATCATACACTAGAGGTGACACTTTTGGCAGGCACGCCGATCCTAACACTGCCAAAACCGCCAAAGTAGAGCAATTAGGTCGTGTTGACTTTACTTCctgtctgtaaaaataaaacattacatgAGTTGTGATTTAACAAGACAATTTGATTGTCAgctataaaatacaataaaaaattaatagtGCATCGCACAAAAAAACGGAAATGCAGGTGAAAATTGTACTCAGTACTTAAATGGATTAAATAGAATTTTGAACTCaagaatataatttaaaaatgcgCATTTAAAATTAGAAGTCACTAGTCTACtagtatgtttaaaaaacaatcctatttaatttccttttaaataacaaaagacATTGGCTCAACTCAATAGAATATAAGACTTCCTATTTGAGGAACGCTGTGACGCTTGAATGGTCAAACACAATGAAGTGTTTGGTGGATTATTATTCTGTAGTAACAACTTTTGTTGGCAGTAAATTTGATATCATGGGAAAGCCTGTCTGTTGACCTTTTGCAGGATGGAACGTCTATCAGGAACAGATATTTGTGGAATGAGCAGCAGAGAGGTGAAGGAGGGTTCTCTCATGAAGAATTTGACAAATTGTCTTTGCCAAAGAGCTTATTTGATCATAGTGGGCTGTGTGAGGAAGGAACAGGATCTTATAATGTTAATCTTTGACATAActccttttttatctttagGTTGCTCcgcaataataaaatataaaacgaCGTTCTAAAAGCACTTTCAGGCTATTTCACAATTCAATGAGAGGATATGGTGAAAAAATGATTCAGGGTTCCCGCGTGGTCTTAAAGAGTCataaaagtcttgaatttatgtttgtaaaaaatatcttaaaaagccctaaaaaaattcttgaatttTTATATCTGAGCCTTAATTTTTGTGCTGATTGAAACTTCTTTGTTTCACATTTCTTGtcgaaaattacattttcaaacatgattattttaattaaataatggAAACAAAATGCAGCAGAACAAATCATTATACACCAATGCGCTGAATGCTGACCAccggtttaaagaaaaaaaaaaagaagtgcgCTAAAGCATCACAACATAAGCTACAAGCAACAATTACAGTTTTGATCACAAAatggaaatgaataaaatggaaaataagtTGAAAAATCTGTCTTCACTTTTGACATGCATGTCCATTAAAATGCCCTAAAAAGTCTCAAATGTATCTTGAAGAAACTTTCAGGAACTCTGTGATTACTACCAATAATATTGTTGAGTTTTGGTAAAGTGATTAAAGCACTGTTGGAGATGCAACCCACAGTTTTATTCACTTTAGTTTAgtctaaatgaattaaaaataggccatctacttaaaaataaagCCTGTGTGGCACAGAAAGAGGACAATAAATATTGCTTCTTTATCAAAACaggttaaaataaacacattttagtctACATCAACAGAACAGACAGTAGTTGGCTTTGTGAGAAACAGGACTGGACCATTGAATAAAGCATTACAAAACATTTGGTTCAGTAATTTAAGTAATTAAAGGTTGAAATACGATTGAAATATGAAGTTTTAGGAGTGAGATTATGTTGGAAAAAGAGTCCTGAGTGACACGTCTTGTgcaaaataataccaaaaaaaactCTGCTTTGTTACAATGAATAGTAGATTTTGAAATACAGTACTAAGAAtacaaattcataaaattagTTCACTTGTAAAAcgtaaataaaaactaaacttatGAACTcaaatttaacaacaaattacattaaaaaactgagatattttaaacttttataatgTGCTTTGCTCAGAGGACTTAACGTCTAGTAATTTACAACTCTCCATCTAATGCTTGATGTTGAGTGCTGACTGTTTGGTATTTTCCTGCCATGGAAGGGATCCAGCAGTCTGCCAGTCTCCAGGCAGATTTTTACTGTTAAACTATTGAACAAGTCGATGAAGCTTAATGTGATGGATATGGCAGAAGATGAGGGATAATGTGGTATGATGTGAATGGAAAGCAGCAGGTTTAGTCTGACAGAGAGGAACTCAGAGGTATTACATGGACTAACCCCTCATCACATCTGTGACTTCTCTGAACCTGAAAGACTGAGAACTTATCCGATTCAAAAGCACAACTTTAGTAGGTTTTTAgctcatccatttttttttctaaccaaaGTTGGTCaattttatctaaaatattCCAGTCTTCTAATACTTAAAATAGATTTCTGATAAATATCAATACAAGAAGGGGGGAGATACCATTTTTTCTGCTCAATAGCACTTGAACAAATGACTTTAACAAACCGATAATGAAGCTTCTCTATTCTGCTCCGGAGCCTCTAGAGGTGATTTCTCAAAGAGCGATGCTTAGAAAGAGGAAACCATTATGGAAAGCATTCATCATTCTCTTCACAGCAACTCAACAACAGTGTCTTCAGTCAGAGGACTCTTCAGCAGTGCTGTAACTCTGATCTCGATGGGAGATCCTTCCTGCTCACAGCTATCCTTTACAATCATCCTCTGAAGAATGCCAGAAAATGAGTCACTGCGGTTTCTAATTTTTCCTTCCAGGATGAGCATATTTGAAGTGAATTGCTGTGACTGTTGCTCAGTAGGAGGACCATACTTGAAATTTAAAGTggtataattttgtcaaaatatgagaatgtttttaaaagagaacaTCTGCTAAATCTCTTTAAGTTAGTTTGTTTTGTGGGTTCTTACCTATAAAATTTCAGGAAAGGAATTTGATCTCATTCTTTTCTGATACAAGTCATTGGTCTTTGACACCTGTTTAGTTTGATGTTGAAGGTGATGCAGATGTTGCTGAGGTTAGATCTGGAGCCTCCTAGTGGTGAAGTTTGGTTTGACACCCAGCTGGTGTATCCACGTGCCTCCACATTCTTCCACAGAAATACCCAAATATTCTTGTTGTAGGTTGATTGGGCGGAGATGCGTTACTGCGTGTGTGCACGCggttattttgtcattttaaggtGACTAATAATCAGCTTCTCTGTGTCACGCCTCTGGTCCTGGATTTGACTGAAGTGGTTATAaattatattcacacactggaatgtttttctcttggtaaaagtgaaaaaaatctctCAATTTAATTACCAAAATTTCTCACTGAgatgttttcaaataaatttccattttagactaatttaagGTCTGAAAACACTTGGATTTAGGTATTTTGTTCTGGTAattgaaaatatgtcttaaaataaacatgtatttcttttttagtatACACTTCCCTCCAAAATATATCCTGTTTTAGGTATTACAACAGTCCAACTATCTTTAAGTTCTAGAgaatattttttcctaaaaatacaagtaaattatgagacaaaaaaaactttttagctTAAGAAAGTCTGTTTCTTGAAAGAAAACCACTTATTATtcacaaatgaaaattaaaaaaacttgttttactATAGAAATTGCTTGAAATTAAcaattttaaacagtttagatGTTTTCAAGATCATATGACTCAACAGGATATTTAAGATTTAGTTTAGATAAGTCTCACTGAAAGTAGTTTAAGTCAAGTGTAATCAGATATTCAAACTACACCAAAATACTTGGTgatattgtgtgtttttctagTGCAGGGGCGGGCAAAGCTTTTGatttgtgggccacaaagagtTCTGAAATTTACAGAAGGGCCTCATGAGGAGCAGATGCATCTCGAATTTGGACGAAGATGTgctaattttaattaaaaattaatacactttaaaaatgaatattttggagttttgatttcaaagttgtgattttttttcattgtattacCACCTGCTCCAATGTGATGATGTTCCTCAGAGAAAACACACTTCCAGAAATGGTGCATTCATGTACAGTGTGAATAATCGGAAAAATTCATGTCCATCTCAGAaattacaaacagaaaaacaacaaatctttagaaaaaaaaaatgcagaataactcTCTAGACAGAGGTCAATGTTACTATATTATACCCTCTATGGGAGGACACCTGAAATACAGGGaaagtaaaacaataattaaGATTAATGTTTAgaaattttgcttttaagtgcgagattttattttctgtttaaatataatttatttcagtttggcaGGCCAAATTGAAAAGTTTAACAGGCCGCAGCTCACCCATCCCAATTCTAGCGGGATACTTTGATCCAATCATGCAGATTTCATTACTACTGGTGCACTTTACAGATTGCAAGCTCTCAAAGAATCTATCTTTATCTTCCTCAGAGTTGGCCGACCTGCCCCTCATCAGACTGGACTTCTCCTGCAATAAGATCACAGAGATTCCTCCAGCTTACAGGAAGCTCAGTCAGCTCCAGACCATCGTTCTAGACAACAACCCTATGCAGTCTCCACCAGCACAGGTATGTGGATTCACTATATGATTGTGTTTATgcttcaaaaacatctttttcatgGCTTCTGTAAGGAACACAGAAACAACTCTGGTGCCATCTAGTGGACGTTAAGGTGAACTTTGTTCTATGGCGGTTGCAAGAGCTCAGCCTGTGTCTGTGTTTCTATGCTTCAGATTTGCCTAAAGGGAAAAGTTCACATATTCAAGTATCTAAACATCCAAGCCTGCAGGATGGAAAAGAAGCCAGACACTCTGGACCTCCCAAGTCTTGGAAAGCGTTGTCTCCCACAGCCCtctctgacagacaggtgagGACAGTTTGAGTCATGGCTGCTGAACAGTATTTATTCAAACACTTCTGCTctatcaaaaaaacaaattcatgtttttattcctcTGAAGTTGAAACTGTAATTCAATACATCCAGTGTCTGCATGACGCCTTTTCATAATGTCATTCAGAACTTCTCTTGCGTGATTCCAGCATGGAAGATTTTTATCCCAATAAAAATCCCGGCCCGGACTCTGGAATCGGCAGTGACAATGGCGACAAGAGGCTCTCTACCACAGAGGTCAGAGTTCAGACACACAACTCTAAAGATACAGACACGGTTTGTTAATATAGTCACACCAGATTGATGTGTTAGATCAGATGAGCAGCTGGATTTAGCAGACTGGACGTTCTTTACAAAAGTTTGCAGACGTTGCACTCACCATAAAAGATTATGTGCAGATTATGTTTCCTTTAAAGAAACTTGTGATCTGATAGGTCCTGCTGAGACAACAGCATTTGGTCACACTAACCTTCTTAGACACACTCAGGTTCACTTCAACCTCAGCGTATCCAGTTTACTCCAgattcaaaatgttgttttttttggatgaaCGAGACAGTATTAGAAATGCTTAAAGCAGAAATATAATTCATTCACCATCAGATTAGAAGGCCATCACGACTGATAGAAaccaaaatgtgtattttaaagcAGCAGTTCTTTACGCTGAGTTTCTATTTCTAATGCTTGAAGAAGCTggtaaaaatgatttcttaatcGTCTAAACAAGGGAGGCGAAGCATTTTGCTGGGGGCAGTGCCCCCCCTCAttcccctgtagctccgcccctgctttTTGTGgtttacacaaacaaacacaaaaacataaaaaaaactgatcaagTTAATTAAAAGCGGAAATTGATAAGGTAACCTGGAAATTAGCTATAAAGAGACGGTTAAATTCTGACTAACATAATTCCGGAAAAAGCTGGCGCCCGCAGCAGCTGTCTGTGCCAAACGATAGAGAAACTGATagattaacacaaaaaaagaaaccttcaTAAAgatataatgaaaataaaataaaagtgattgaatcatgttattgtttttttttttcagttgaaaatGACATCTGACAAACAGATGAATAGTGGGCATGGAATCAAAGCAGAGGggtgtggttaaaaaaacacaggggTGCTTGTTTTTCCGATAAAGTTGCCAAAAATCCGAACAGATCTCAGAGTTGAGGTGTCTGCAAACTAGCCATGCAAGAATACATGTCGCCTTAAGCTGTAACTATGAAACATAAAATTACtaccaagaaaaacaaaagcaaagatgaGTGAGTGTCACATTGACTTTTAAAATGACAGTCTGCACAGTTTGAGGCCCGTCTGCTTTAATAGTCCTCAAGTGGAgcacagagttttttttttagaaaaactttacattttttgctattGTTTCACTCATATTTACACCACAGATGCAAAAACCCACTGAGCTTGTAAAATTGATGCATTTATGAGCAGAGGAGCGTGCTGTGGTCTGAGTTTCAAATACCAATATTACAACTGCACCTGACTGCAGCTTTAAAGAGTTGTGGCATCACGGTAAAGtctttttcattctttgtttcCCCTGCAGCCTTCAGACGATGACACTGTCAGCCTCCACTCACAGGTTTCAGAGACAGCTCGCGCTGATGCCTTATCCCTTCTCTCCAAAATGGACTCTTGCAAAGGTTACAGACAATAAGTTTCACTCATTCCCTTTGAAAAGCAATAAACAGAGCCACGGGCACCTTGACAGAAGTGCCTAAAATGTGACAGCTATGTGATGAACGCGGGTGCTTCCTCCCTCTATCAGATCAGGATCTCTATGACTTTATAGAGCCCAACCCCGATGAGGATCCTGCTCTGTCAGAGTGCGACgggcagcagagcagccatGTGGCTTGTATAAAGGTATTATCATtctatttgtgtgtctgtgccgGACCGTCTCATTTAGGAAAGTATGAAGATGATCTGTGCTGAAATGGTCAAAAACACGACTGATTACTTCTTTATGTGCGGTTGTGTTCTAGGAGCTGGAAAAAGTTCTTAACATGTCTCAGCAttataaagataaagacaacTGGAAGGAAGAGTCAGGGTGAGTCCTCAGAAAAAGGCCCATCTGAAGCTTGATGGTCTCACATTTCGGATCATTCCGTTGTTTTTCTGGGCGGGGGAAACTATGTGGGAAAATTGTCCGTTTCAGGAAGCGGTGTGGAGTAAACGTAAGAGGAATGCAGTGCAGCtgctgttctgttttgtttaaagtaacaattaatGATTATCTTCCTTTATTTAGATTCAGGCTTATGTATGTCCTCCTCTTGAGGGATGCTTGTTTCTAAAACACTCTTGACATTTTTGGTAAATAGAATGACATCCCTTCCAAAATTAAAACTTCCTTTACTCATTTTTTAGGATGAAATACttgcaaaatatttacaaaaacttttcacagttaaaaaaacGCAAGAACGTGACATAATATAAAAGTTTGTTGTATTTCATGAAGAAAGACATTATGCttgagtttagtttttttgtgtgactAAACTAACAATTCATAGACTTAATTTAAATTCCTATGAATCAAACAGTTCGATCTGTCTAtataccattataaaatcattttcaattaaaatctaCTGATCACaccaatattggaaaataccatttggattgagacacagTTGttttactgtaacaaaaaacaaccaTCAACTATCACAGCAGATAATGCACaggatggcaaaaaaaagaaaaaaaaaaaccataaatttATTTGTCGCAAATGAGCAGATGACTGCAGGTTTTATTGGCACAGACAGGTGAACAGGAGACCTAACAATTTAGCGGGAGAACTGTGCCTTaaactagcttaaaaaaaactgttgttattGATTTATAAAGACTACTAATATTTACTGcaagttcaagaaaaaaatcagtgttaaGAGAAAATCCTCAAATCCAACCAAGTCAGGATGTGTTGGGTGTAATTCATTAAATTATGGGATACATTTATTTGATGCATTGccataattatgtaaaatagtgtttacttttttgcatatttgaacTTGTGGTCAAAATTGCTTCACATTAAATCCTCATAAAACCATGCAAAGACActtagtggattttttttcatcacggCGTTACTGGGAAATGTGAAGAattctttgaacttttttttattgtttttgcagctggaaataaaaatgcctttgagatgaaaagaaaatattgtcttCATAATATAACGTCTATCATGCATGTAATTCTTGTTTCCAGGGCTTAGGAGTGCGTGCCTCATCGTCCTCGGTTTGGTGTTATGTATGTCTAATCTTTGCACTCCTCCTTGATTGATGGAGAAGTTTGCGTAAAAACAAGAGTGTCTTGGCAACCTCTACACTCGTTCNNNNNNNNNNNNNNNNNNNNNNNNNNNNNNNNNNNNNNNNNNNNNNNNNNNNNNNNNNNNNNNNGAATCCAAACCGCCTGTTCATCCTGGATTTCCCAAACATTGCAAAATGCTTTTGTGATGCAGGTGTGAAGGATTTCATCGATTTGTCTGTTTTCAATTTGCCGAcatgttattttatgtaatgCGCGTTTTCCAAGTGTCTGTTTTGACTTTTATCTCTTCTCTAGATCTGATAAGGAGCATTTAGCTGAcgaagatgatgatgagctgaaaGAAGTGGTCGATCTGAGGAAGATTGCGGTGCAGCTtttgcagcaggagcagcagaacaGGTGGCTAGGCCTCATCTTGTGCTCTGCTTTCAATCCCTTATGGGTTTGATTATAAGTGCTACTTCCCCTCTCAATCTCAATGTGCTCCCCCCTTCCTTCCTCTCCTTTGGTTGTGACCTTCCTCTGGACCTGTGGCAGACGGCGCTCCTTGATTTGCAGAGCAGAGAGTCTTATTCATAGGCGGAGGGTGACGGGCCGTGCACACAGGTTTggacttttttactttttcagtgcTCTGCAGCAATGCAATGCAATAATAAATTTAGATACTCACGATGtgagatttcatttttaatgattgttttagcaaaaacaaatgagtCAGTATGTCGGTGGAGATTCTCAGTTATCAAGGTccaagaaaaagttgtaattaagATACATAGCCTCCCCACTCGAGTTTCAAGTCTTTTGTGGCCAACAATATATCCTAACAACTCAAGGTGTTCACTGGTTTGAAGTTGACCAGGATGTTGTGATTGTGGAAGATCCGTTTAAGTTTCTTAGATAACCGAATAAATTAGAAGTTTTTTAGCTTTCTGACACTTTTTTGTCATCTGAAATTAGCTGGAACAAAGTATTTTTAGGTCAAAGTTGACAATTAAGAATTCATCACTGATCATACattaattttacctttttttttattgaaatgaaagTAAACCTGCACTTTCCTCTGTCTGCAGATTCTTGAGTCACTCTGGAAGCTCCAGCAGCAAACCCAAACTCCCACCCCAGACAGCTCGCAGGTAAACGTTCACCTTTGGACACCCTctgcacttttatttatttttcaatctttcaCGCTTTTCTgcattacacacaaaaaagtaaaaaataaaataaaaagttatttttgacataatttagtcaaaagcagaaaaaaaatatattgtttgtttttttttggctgcaaatgaaaacaagttaaaaaacagacttgaaGCAGAATAACTGGAGCCCATTTAGGCTCCATTTAGTTTTAATGATAGACTGGAAGCGTTGCAGTTCTGTTTTCTTAGAAagcaaattagatttttatctgcaaagaaatatttcttcttTGAGACAACCTTTTTTTGACTCCTAAAGCTGCCACTTGATCCATCTGCACAGCAACAAACACCGTCTTAATGATTGCAATgcaactttaaaggaaaaaaacaatattttttttaacattgaaatTAGAGATCACCACACAACAACTGCTTATTCACTTCAATTAATAAAATGCTATTACTCcaacaaatgcagttttacagcGTAACCGTAAACTAAAACCCACACAATAAACTGCCTGTGGTGTTTGATTCAAAATTACAAAGCATGTTTTATCTGTGTTATTCCACAAAATGAGACCACCGGGAATGAACGGTAAACACATCTATCTGATATTGCTCACGTTTTTGTTTCAGTGCCTCTCTGGATGAAGGAAGTAGTGGAGCATCTGTGCTGGGTGGGCAGGTACAAAAGCTTTGATACCTAAAAACACAATGATGCTTTACTGACTGGACTGGATTTACATGTGCCTGTGTTTCATTAATCCCATTGTTTTGTTCACACAGCCATCCACATCCTCCTCCTTCGATGGCAGCTTGAAGACAAGTCAGTCGGATTCAGAGCCGAGGTGGCCTGAAGTTCCACCTGTCTTCAATCAGAATGAAGAACGAAGGCGGAACAAGTATCTGAGAAAAGATTATCTGAAGGTACGAGAGTTCCTTTTGCTCTATGAAAACCAATTGCATgcaggctaaaaaaaaatcacaaagactTGTTGTCTGGTTTGGAAAATGCACTCACTGGATACTTTATTAGCTGCGCCTTACGAGTATCAGGTTGGACCACATTTTCTCTTCAGCACTGCCTAAATCCTTGGTGCAATCACTGACATGATAGCCTCACACAGTTGTTGAACTGAAGCCCAGCAGGTCGATTTGAGCGACGAGGCGCGAACACGGCCAAAATGTAaatgccaatcaggaactcagctttgggcatgtgacattttcagtgactatCGCTCCCGGGGTGCAGAGGCTGCCGGCTCTGGCCTCATCCagacattgaaaaaaagaaaggaaaagagtCACTGTTGTCTTTCAATCAACTGGATCCAGAATGGCCATtcattctcctctgacttctggcatcaacaagacatttctgcCCACATAACTGCTGCttactggatattttctctttttctgaccattctctataaaccctagagatggttggaTGCTCgttttgaactgcagcagatcgtcttgaccatgtcCACACGCTTCAATGCATTGAGCTGCTgccctgtgattggctgattagaaatttgtatttttgagcaGTTGAATGGGTGTGCCTAATACAGTGGCCGGTGAgtgtatagtaaaaaaaatgttctgttgtttttgtatcCAAAAGCAACTGTTGAGATCATTTGGAAAACTAAATCCATGAATTCTTGGAAAACCTCTTCACTGGGTGGTCTGCAGATGTCTTGGAGTTACCAGGAAAATGTTTCCTTCTAGAAAGTCAACTGTTTGGCTTTTTACCAGTACATTCTTTATACTACTCATTTGTGATGGATTAACAGCTCACAtcttaatgaaaacaaatcctTTGGTGTTACCAATTGCTGCTCTTTATTAAATGTGTGTTGGGTAACTGCtggactcaaaaaaaaaaaaaaaaaaaaatcaaaatacaaaggACTTCTCACAATATAGCCTGACGTTAGGGAactagttttcatcagaaaaagctACATGTCTCCTCAGGTTTCCACTCCCTGTCAAGCAACAACCcaatttgagaaaacaaaacaacaactgaAATTGACTCGAAAGAGACATCCTCATAAAAGATTTGTCTTTCCTCTCCTGACAGTACAAGTGTCAAAGTTCTCGTAAAAACTCTGACGGGAATGATGAAAGCGAGGTAGGTGTGACTATCATCATCATGGAATAAGAATGCAAACAAATTACTCTCATATCTTCTAAGATTGATGTGTTAGTATCCTTTGTCTGAAGGTAATGGATCCTTTGTTTCCAGGACGGTTTGCGCAATTCTGATTTCAGCGCCACGCTGTCAGTGTTTGGGCTGAAGCCAAGGTCAGGTAAGAGACAAGTGTAGACTGTGACAGATGTTTTCACCTTGGTTGTTATTGTCAATGATTGATTTCTAAAAGATTAACATATTTCATCCTCacgtatttaaataaaaaatctccaTAATTTCTTCTGGCTTTTTATGAACTGATTTTAAATGCTTCAgtttcttaatatatttttttaattttgtctttgcACTTCTTTTCCTCTCAGTCAACACATTCTTTTAGACACAACATAGGTTTATGAATTGAATTTGTTAACATTTATGTTACagatcaaacaaaacaaataaaaaaacatgaaatcccTCATAGAACATGCAAATGAAAAGGAATcaactacttttattttctgtttgacaaaaaaaaaaaagaagtgttggCATGCATTGGCGTGCCAGTGAATCCAAAAAAAGTGAATTCGTGTGGGAAGTGCAGACGTAATCCGGTAATATTCATGTTCAGCCTCATGTCTGCAGAACTGGCGTGCTTTCCCTGGAAATGGGGAGGGATTTCTTTGGAAGGAGCTCCTTTGAACCTATTTGTAAAGTTTAATGTTGCTTAGTAAATAGCTTCATATAACCTTGAAGCAAAATAAGAAGTCTTAGAGCGTGACTTAGACACGTCATTTCTTCTGTAAAAATGACAGAAGGAGACATTTAAAGCAGCAAATGAAAAGGTTGAAGTGTTCAAATACCCAAGACACTAAGTTGTTGTTTGACGTGTGGCTAAACCTGCAGTGATGGATGTTTTCACTGTGACGGCAGTGTGATCCTTTTAT includes these proteins:
- the lrch2 gene encoding leucine-rich repeat and calponin homology domain-containing protein 2, translated to MASGQGGVGAVTALQNNHLPSGPHWSPGISQYQQQQHHTARSLERALEDAVCSGILNLSGRKLREYPGTNYDLTDTTQADLSKNRLTEIPPELCLFAPLESLNLYHNCIKCIPEAIINLQMLTYLDISRNLLSVLPKYLFNLPLKVLLVSNNKLVSVPEEIGKAKELMELDVSCNEIQVLPAQVGRLQALRELNIRKNCLHMLPEELADLPLIRLDFSCNKITEIPPAYRKLSQLQTIVLDNNPMQSPPAQICLKGKVHIFKYLNIQACRMEKKPDTLDLPSLGKRCLPQPSLTDSMEDFYPNKNPGPDSGIGSDNGDKRLSTTEPSDDDTVSLHSQVSETARADALSLLSKMDSCKDQDLYDFIEPNPDEDPALSECDGQQSSHVACIKELEKVLNMSQHYKDKDNWKEESGSDKEHLADEDDDELKEVVDLRKIAVQLLQQEQQNRRRSLICRAESLIHRRRVTGRAHRFLSHSGSSSSKPKLPPQTARSASLDEGSSGASVLGGQPSTSSSFDGSLKTSQSDSEPRWPEVPPVFNQNEERRRNKYLRKDYLKYKCQSSRKNSDGNDESEDGLRNSDFSATLSVFGLKPRSAFTRGNRQEYSSTDPSFTIRRKMEHLREEIEQIGLLRQNIESRLKVLLPDDVGAALMDGVVLCHLANHISPRSVCSIHVPSPAVPKLSMAKCRRNVENFLDACKKLGVPQDKLCLPHHILEERGLLKVGVTVQALLDLPTSKSPHLSTV